The window acacacacacagacacacttctATTGTCACTGGCTATTCAAATGTGTGTATTAGAGGATGCAAGTAAAATGCTACTTGCACTGACCTTCTTCCAGAGCTTCTCGCACCTTGGCAGAATCAGCAGAAAGGTACAAGTTTGTGTGGTAGGCTTTCAAGTAACCTATAGGACTGTTTCCTCCAGTCATACAAAAGCGCTCGATCAGTAAGTCTGAAAGACAATCAAGACAGAATGGACATTGTTTACTGAAAACGTCTCACACACTAAACACTCTCACACGTATTGAAACGCTTTATTACACACTAccgaaatgctctcatacacactgcTCAAACACAACTGTATTTCAGTATGATGTGTGAGAGCGTTACAGTGGTATGcgtgagcaaaaaaataaaaaattcaacagTGTGTGTGAGATAGTTTCAGGAGTGTGTTTGAGAGGTAATCCTGGGTCAGGTTCTAGACCACCCCTCATAAAGGTGTGATGCTGGTCAACAGGTTGGTCTCATTTTGTTAGTCTTGTGAGATCATGAATCAGATAGATAAAATAATCAGTTCCAGCGGAATAAAAGTGAACCACTGTTATTAATAAGGTTTGAAAACAATAAGGTCTATACAGActtgtggtgatatcctttacacattgatgtcggtttttgatgcagtgccgcctgagggatggaaggtcacgggcattcaatgttggttttcggccttgccgcttacatgcagtgatttctccagattctctggacctttggatgatattatggaccgtagatgatgaaatccctaaattccttgcaattgtacgttgaggaacattgtccttaaactgttcgactattttctcacgcacttgttcacagagaggtgagcctcgccccatctttgcttgtgaacgactgagcaattcagggaagctccttttatacccaatcatggcgcccacctgttcccaatgagcctgttcacctgtgggatgttccaaacaggtatttgatgagcattcctcaactttctctgtctttcttgctacctgtcccagcttttttggaacgtgttgcagccataaaattctaagttaatgattatttgctaaaaacaatcaagtttatcagtttgaacattaaatatcttgtctttgtagtgtattcaatgaaatataggttgaacatgatttgcaaatcattgtattctgtttttatttatgtttaacacaacgtcccaactgcattggaattggagttgtaaaaGGAAAGGTAGAATCATCCTCTTATTGCTGCGTGCGTACCGTATAGTGTGTGTCGTGTAACTCACGATGATGATTGATGGTATTGATGAGTCGGAGGCCCACGTACGCGTGGTTGTTTGTCACGAGCACCACGTCAAACAGCTCCTCGCTCTGCGGATAAAGCTCACGCAGTCGATTGTTGACAGCCTCCAGAGCCTGGGAACATGACCAAGGACACattcaattgaaaataatatCCAAACGTCTGAATCACAGGCGGGGGGGCTGCACGTTTCTGTTTGCTCTTTAATCCTTATTATTCATTCGCCACCCCCACATGCACGAAGCAGCATGTTCAAACACTCTGCGAGGGCTCAGCATATTTGTGTTGACTGAATTGTCATTCCACCAGTGGTGAATGTTGTTATTCTAATCCAAACAGGTGCATTCCCCTCGCACTTCAACACAGTGTGCCTTACTCCCATTTGCACTGCATAACTCAGTCTTGTTTGAAAGAATTTTTGTGGTGTATCATAtattttctattcttttttttttttttattattattcttgatAACACAAACTCAATAATTATTGAGCGGCACCCCAAATTTGTTGTATCTGCACCATACGATGATAGTCAGGGCTCGCTATTTAATTGTAAGATTAAAAAGGTGCTAATTTCTCAATGAGGTCTCTATTCCACCTGGTCAcagctgtcaaactcaaggcccagggacCAGATGTGCCCCGCGACACCATTTGGTGTGGCCCGTCAACGACTGGTTTCCAAGACTTCGATTCAGCCAGCTCCCCACTCCTCCTCGACGATTAGTTTTCTGGGGGCATAAAATTCATCTCTGTGCCCCGGTCAGCACCGGAGCTTTCTTTGCATGCCACTGATGTTCTGCCTCCTGTGCTTGTTTTTAGGTGCAATTCCACTGTAGACCACTAGATAGCGACATTCTATTTTGTTTGGCACTGATTGTGGCTACAGCAATTTGGCAATGGCTGTAAATTCATGATATAGTGTACATTTTTGGGCATGTTTATTGATGTATATTGTGAGATGATAAGTTTGTTAgcttgcaaataaaaaaaaacgagatTTAGCTAGCGATTTAACAGATGTTTATGTCCCTGTTTGCATTTTATATTCAACTTTGACGCTCAATGcagcatactgtattttatcatAGTCATTTGTTGCTGATATTTCAATAAGTCGTTAAATCCCCTGACTCAGAGTTTGGCTTGCCTGTTCATCTGTGTACCACACATCCGGAAAGTAAAAACATCGACGTACAGTAAGTAGTCTCTCATGTAAGTGAGTTAGATGTTGCTTCACTCTCAAATTATTACATATTGTTGCTaataatttgtacatttttacagTACTGTCGCACAATCACTGTATAGTGTTGTGTTACACTTACAGGTATGCATGACGGTAGTCTCATATGATGACTTACTTTGTGATTCCCGCCCTAAACACATCAGTCTGCGTTTGACCTGACAAACAGTCGCCAGTCATTTAGCTGCATTGTACTCTGCTGGGCTTTCTCTGACCTTGACAAAGGAGAAGGCAGGGCCAGGACTGAAAGGCTCGCTTTCATGCTCCAGCTGGTACTTGAGATACTCCTCCATGCCTTGTCGCTCGTAGATCTGCTGCTCCCGCTCCATGTTGAAGAGCACCCGCGATGACACGGCGATGGTGATGGCGTTCTCGGGTTTGGGCTGAGAAGTGGCAGAGCGCATGAGTCTTTTTCTGAGTTGTCAACTGCAGAGGTGGCCTaagtgccatccatccatccattttctgtaccgtttatcctcactggggtcgtgttgaagcctatcccagctatcttcgggcgagaggcgggggtacaccctgaactggtcgccagccaatcgcagtgcacataaaaacaaacaaccagtcgcaatcacattcacacctccgggcaatttagagtcttcaatccaactaccacgcgtgtttttgggatgcgggaggaaaccggagtacccggagaaaacccacacaggcacagggagaacatgcaaactccagacaggcgaggcctgatttgaactgtgaggcagatgtgcaaaccggTCACCCACCGTTCCAACACCCGAGTGCcatatcatgtgtaaatgtgggTGTTGGTCTGACAATAATACTCATCCTAATCCTTGAACAACGCCAGTgctaatgacaaaaacataactgAAAGAATACATCTTacttgtatgtatatatttttgtttttcagatgaCACAGAGAATTGCGGGACACCACACgctggtggtttttaggctggcgCGAGATAAAACATTCACCACGAGTCATTCTTGCACCTGACAACATCAACTCATTCTCTTAAATAAGACCATGGacggggaatatcttgcttctgcTAATCTGTTGATTTCATTGTTAATGCTCCCCGGTTCCTGTTTTCTACCTTATAAGACACCCACATGTCATTCAATCAAGACTTTACTTTAAAGCGCTTGACTTTACCTCTCGCTATTTGTCTTTTGTACTTCGTGGaagttagaaaaaaagaatgagcctattttgacaaagtaagaagTAAAAAGTGCAGATATGTTTCCAAAtggagggagtaaaagtaaaaagtacagctCCATGAAacatctacttaagtacagtcatGAAGTATTTggacttcccaccactggtcaACTCTATATTAACTAATTGTAGCGCGAGCCCTACTGAGTACAAGATTCAAGCCTTAAGCAGTAGTGGCTGAAACGTTGTGACAGAGTAGGCCTACTGCAGCATTTCTAGCACTTCCCACTATGGGCAAGAGTCGTTTGTTGTTCCAGAGCTGGCAGAGACAAGGTGACAGTGATACAAAACACTTCATTCCCACTGCAAGGACACACACCATAATGCCTAACACACAgttaacagtttattttatttattgactcGGCTTAAAGAAAACAGTTTGGCGTTTGAGTTGGCTTGTTTCAACTTGATGTGAATAAGGACATTTAGATACACATGATACAATCGATAGATAGAAGAATCTTTTATACATCCATATAAGATGGTATTTTAACTCCAGATGTGTAACTGAGATGATGTGATGCATCTTGCAACAAGGGATGTAAGTTGTACTTTTTTATGTGGATGCAGCCACCGGTTGTAAAACAGCTGAAGGGTGGGTGGATGAAGAAAACACTTCTTATTCTTAATCTTATTGTTAGCAGTACGAAGGCACGGGAAGGCCCGATTGTGATATTGTTGATATGCCTTTGTTTTACCCACAAATTCAAATCAAAGGCTTCTGTCTTTTCTTATCTTTGCAGATTGTAAAATAACCCATGCAGGCTTTTTGAAATGTCAAAAGCAATGAAATTTTCCAGTTTGTTTAGCGACCGGAGAAAAGGGAAATTAAAGATTGAAAAATGAACAGCGTAAGACATTGAAAGTATACTCACTGGTTGAGGTTTCCTAGTCGGAGTGGAGGGCTTCACAAGTCTTTTGGTATCTTCCCAGCTGCCACTTGCACCATTTCTGTTCTGTCCACTGACAGTCGAAGTTTCACCATTGCTCAAAttcattttggggggaaccacAGTTTTCTGCTACTTTCACGTCCTAACAGTGTGCCAGGAGTCGCCACCGAAGTGCCGTCTCACTCATGCACATTCACGATTTGAGCTGAGCCCCCGTGCACTCAGCATACGAGATCAGTCAGAGAGCAGCAGCACGGCTGAACACTCCGGAAAGGAATAACATGCTGAAAGAATGGCAAGAGATGTGCACTCATTCCAGGAAAATCCACATTCCTGGCAGCCCTTCTTACCCCCAGCATCCTGAGCATTCACCAGTTCTTGGACTTCTTCTACGCTTCTCTTTCCTCTCATCCGCACAAGTGACTTGCAGTCATTTGGCGTCCTCCCCCTTATTTTAACCCTTTCCGCGTTGACTTCCCTGGAGCAGCAGCAGAGCATCTGACTGAGGGTGACAGACGCTCGTTGCGTGATTGGATGACTGATGTGTCAAAGTAGAGCAAGGTCACAATACCTTCAACGttcttatatatattttttatattcaatTGATATGTTCACATGAAGATATTGTTGTATATCTccccacagctccagccacccTCCCggctcattttttattttgtctcacctcttcttatGTGAGCCCCTGCAGGATCTTGCCACCAAAGCGGCACGTGGTGTTGCCAGGCAACAGCCACAGACTGGCTGGGAGGGACACCCACATCTCGGATGTGATTGGATTTGGGAACAGCATTCAGTGTAGACCtactggccacttcattaggtacacctgcacaatgcgATCTAAAGGACTTTGATCATTGTGGTTGAAGTATGCACTGCGGTAGAACTGAGACGTTTGTAAACTACATACATTATCTAGTTTCGTAAATGAGAGGAAGCGACATATTACAGTAGTATGCAGCTCTCGTATTCGTGTACCTTGACAGCGCTGCATGTGCATCGGTAAGATAAACACATACGCGATCCATGAAACAAAGATGAAAGTGCACAACGTGCTTTGAAGAGATGAAATGTCTTTTAATTTAACTACAAACCAATTTAGAGCAGTACAGAAAGGGCTTCTGGGTAGAAGAGGCTGAGTAGACATCTTGGTTGGGACTCAATGAAGTGGGAGGGGTCCCTGATTCATGCTTcctgaatatccatccatccatcttcacgAGCCTTTATCATGCTCGGAGTCACAGCAGGGCCTGGAACGCATCCTAGCTGACGTTAGGCAGAAGGTCAAGTACACTCTGGACATCAGGCCTTGATCACAGGCCCGCTGCACAGAGGTCAATTATGTTAGCCACCCaaccattgtgtgtgtgtgtaatttataattgtattatCATACTTCCGCTTGGACCCCCAACTCCTGCTTTTAGTCCAGACTTGCCGTACAGAAGCTATATGATAAGACTCTTTACATGTTTTTGGAGGTTGGgatttgttttccatttatcCACACGGATATTTGTGCTGTCACTGATGTTGAGGGCTTGCCACAATCACAATCTCTGTTCTgtacaataaatcacatttttggtgTAAATGGGGGTCATCTACTCCAGACTCATCCAAGAACGCCCACTTGGGCCTTCCTTTGTACCCAGGGACACAATCATTCTTTAACAGAAAAGCATCTTCGCCAATCTCTTCCTCCAAAGTCCATACGGGTAATTGTCCCAAATTCTTGATATGACGAATAATGAATCgagtttcaaatgaaaatacgATGTCTACACAGGTCGTAATTAATTAGAAATGTGTGGACTGTTATAGAAGACCTCTTCCCGTCGAGCATGCTCCATTTATTTAGAATCCTTTAAATGATGCTCCACAAGTTACACCATTGCAGCCAGTAAAATCATGTCACTGTAGATGAATTACTCAGGATGCGTAATTTCTTGCTTTGTTCGTCACACAGCGGAATAAAAAGGTTGAACATATTGTACTACTTCTGTGTGTCACCAACCCCTAACCCTTGCAACTTAGTCTTAGGTCCTTAGGATGGCTGAAATCTTgtttaaaatccattttaatacCTAAATACACGAGTGTCGCCTCAGTCTTTGAATCTTAGACGTTGAATCTATGAGGGGGAAACCATTTCCTAACTTCACTAAGATTGGAAAACgttttaccatttatttttggaaGAACTGTGACAAGCTTAGACAATTTGAACCACATGTGATcacatataaaatatttgtgCACACGGCAGCACACAGACAATTCTGAATCCATAGTAGCCCCTCGGTTCCCCCGGTCAGATACAATGAATGAATTGACAAATATGTGTGTCCCTATACTTTTGTCCACAGGCTAACAACAACTCGTTGATGGACAAATAGGGAGCATTTCAGTTATCATTCAAAGGGGTGtaacaaaaaaaggacagaaaTTTGGACTGACTGAAAAccaacagggcggcacggtggacgaccgattcgcccatctgcctcacagttctgaggactggggttcaaatcccggcctcgcctgtgtggagtttacgtgttctccccttgcctttCTATCCAGGGTATTAGAAATGAAATCCACATCTCAACCAGGCTTACTGCACTTGTACTGCTGGGGATAGACACTATGGGCCCTATTTTCGTGAACGCCGTAAATGGTCTAAGTGATATTAGGGGGCGATTGCCtacctagtgtgtgtgtgtgtgtgtgtcttactttttattttaattattaatgacataaaattacaaatacattcatgtttatttaatgggaataatacatacagtacaacattgCCTTTGAAAAATGGGGGAAATGTGATGCATTAAGGACATGTAGCTTCAGCTTTGCAGTCTTAGTCCCTTAGATTTTAGAATACCATGAATAAATATGCTGAATACaatttaaatacttttaaatacaattaattaatataataataatgaacagAATGAGGAAGCAATAGTGTATGTGTGTCTCTTCATTTTTAACTATGGACAATAAGCAATGGCGAGGAAGACACGTATAACAAAGACACAAGTATTGGCATGCAGTGAAAAagattgcattgaaaaaattaaataataaaagacagacattttaaaaagtgcgtATTTTGATGTGCTTTGAGATGTGTTTTGCAGCCACTAGAGAGCAGTAGAGGACAGGCGAGTATGTCAACTGCCGCGCTCAGCTCTTCAGGTCATTCTTTctgcagacaaaagaaattaaaaaacaaaaacaaagagaaggaAAGGCCCAACAAGGGAGGAAGTTTATGTATTTGTTGTACTGTACAATTAGGTTGAATGGATTTTGTCAATCAGCTTAAATTGTAATTgcccatattaaaaaaacaaaagcaattttttggttttcattatttttggaaTAACTAATACCCGTCCATTTTCCATGACGCTTCTTGGAGTGAAAGGCCATGAATCCTG of the Phycodurus eques isolate BA_2022a chromosome 14, UOR_Pequ_1.1, whole genome shotgun sequence genome contains:
- the LOC133412392 gene encoding cytosolic 5'-nucleotidase 1A-like isoform X1; translation: MNLSNGETSTVSGQNRNGASGSWEDTKRLVKPSTPTRKPQPPKPENAITIAVSSRVLFNMEREQQIYERQGMEEYLKYQLEHESEPFSPGPAFSFVKALEAVNNRLRELYPQSEELFDVVLVTNNHAYVGLRLINTINHHHLLIERFCMTGGNSPIGYLKAYHTNLYLSADSAKVREALEEGIAAATMFTPEKMTEVSETQLRVAFDGDAVLFSDESERIFKAHGLDKFFEHEKAHENKPLDHGPLKGFLEALGKLQSKFFDKGLRMDCPIRTYLVTARSAASSGTRALKTLRSWGLEIDEALFLAGAPKGPMLEKIRPHIFFDDQMFHVEGAAELGTVACHVPYGIAQRAAKK